The following are encoded in a window of Podospora pseudoanserina strain CBS 124.78 chromosome 6, whole genome shotgun sequence genomic DNA:
- a CDS encoding hypothetical protein (COG:O; EggNog:ENOG503NU05; MEROPS:MER0000338), with protein MLFSTALLALLPAVLAAPAPLIQPRDPSAKLIPGKYIVKFKDDSSDVLISKALGGRKPDYLYKSKGFKGFAGALDAASLDKIRGLPGVEYIEQDASFTIGSAAELVSKRYLITQANAPWNLARISSHTLGSTVYRYDNSSGFGTCSYVIDTGVQVTHPQFAGNAVWGTNTAGDGINTDSNGHGTALAGVIGAQIYGVAKKTKIVAVKVLGASGSGTTSGVIAGMNWVIQDKATRGCPKGVSANIALGGSFSAAMNNAVAAMVSNNVFVAVAAGGSNTNAGNTSPASAPQACTAAASTASDARASSSNYGAVIDIFAPGERILTAWTNGGTNTLSGTSFAAAHITGLGSYLFGLPNASQTGANMCAYIQSIATVGVLTGVPAGTVNLLAYNGWDLFTFP; from the exons ATGTTGTTCTCTACCGCCCTGCTGGCACTCCTCCCAGCAGTCCTCGCGGCCCCTGCTCCATTGATCCAACCCCGCGACCCGTCTGCTAAGCTCATCCCAGGTAAATACATTGTCAAGTTCAAAGATGATTCCTCCGACGTCCTGATCAGCAAGGCCCTTGGTGGTCGAAAGCCTGATTACCTTTACAAATCCAAAGGGTTCAAGGGGTTCGCGGGGGCTCTTGATGCTGCCTCACTAGACAAGATCAGGGGCCTCCCAGGG GTCGAATACATCGAACAAGACGCTTCCTTCACCATCGGCTCTGCCGCCGAGCTAGTCTCGAAGCGGTATCTCATCACGCAAGCCAACGCCCCCTGGAACCTGGCGAGGATCTCGAGTCATACGCTTGGGTCGACGGTGTACAGGTATGACAACAGCAGCGGGTTTGGGACTTGTTCGTACGTGATCGATACGGGGGTTCAGGTTACGCATCCG CAATTCGCCGGCAACGCCGTCTGGGGCACCAACACTGCCGGTGACGGGATCAACACCGACTCTAACGGGCATGGCACCGCGCTTGCTGGCGTCATTGGTGCGCAGATTTATGGTGTGGCGAAGAAGACAAAGATTGTTGCTGTCAAGGTGTTGGGTGCTTCTGGTTCGGGGACCAC ATCAGGTGTAATCGCCGGAATGAACTGGGTCATTCAAGACAAGGCCACTCGCGGCTGTCCAAAGGGTGTTTCGGCCAATATTGCGCTTGGGGGGTCCTTCTCCGCAGCTATGAACAacgctgttgctgccatgGTGTCCAACAATGTGtttgtggctgttgctgctggggggagTAACACTAATGCTGGAAACACATCCCCGGCGAGCGCGCCGCAGGCTTGTACCGCTGCTGCGAGCACGGCGAGTGATGCGAGGGCTAGTAGTTCGAATTATGGGGCTGTGATTGATATTTTTGCGCCGGGGGAGAGGATTTTGACGGCTTGGACTAATGGGGGGACG AATACGCTTTCTGGAACGTCGTTTGCTGCGGCGCATATCACGGGCTTGGGGTCGTATTTGTTTGGGCTGCCGAATGCGAGTCAGACAGGGGCGAATATGTGTGCTTATATTCAGAGCATTGCTACGGTGGGTGTGTTGACGGGGGTGCCGGCGGGGACGGTGAATTTGTTGGCTTATAATGGGTGGGATTTGTTTACTTTCCCCTAA
- a CDS encoding hypothetical protein (EggNog:ENOG503NY31; COG:A), giving the protein MLFPEEHENDLKLFLVQKIEKTPDADEVDAEVLADYVLALLKHDGDVESVRQTCVASLPDFLGEGTKQFVDGILEAITFKTYLPNALPPPPPPPPMMGLLYDDDQAGNGYLRQAQAAGQQNNGFGGGGGGNRKRGYNDLDSPATGAEAYHAPAFKQPRRGSAGRGFEQSLPGSSGGGFLDPEYAAKFMFNVLNQPEFMAAAAQNGGGGGGRNKKKKRAPKCRDYVNKGVCPRGFNCRFDHSSDDPAGFGGGGFGQVEEYDPANALMTNTFPQPGAGLPGMLSFGEIFAQSQPKQHNNSHRSKGQGGNRGGRQKRGGGDRSTFSAEGPVSDRTKSTIVVESIPEENFDEDQVRDFFSQFGNILVVKMYPYKRLAVVKFDCWEAANAAYKSPKVIFENRFVKVFWFKDEEQIAPPPGKQGGGVNGGASGQGGEAPPENVPLTEEQLEEIRKRQEEAQKVFEEKMRKREELERKQKDIDERQKELLAAQEELKAKLAKKGEGVGDGEGEGSTSKQPMTQSEALRAQLARLEEEARQIGLDPHAEMDGEEGPAGVLREGVTMAVEGGLRGEEALFLGLADLRREGSGGFRGRADVHAAYAAYSLDNRPKRVVVSGVDFTEGQRDEVLRQYLFGVGEFTHISHSSSPPTTEITFKDRKTAEKFYNSVSLNDYTIPEIEGQVELSWASASSSSTALSTPTASGFTHVNGVATNKSTGATAQNGDEDGHDQDHDGESVDDDRDVRILLDHQPEQEKDKDREQNEMDYEVADDADQWY; this is encoded by the exons ATGTTGTTCCCCGAAGAACACGAAAACGACCTCAAACTCTTCCTCGTCCAAAAGATCGAAAAGACGCCCGACGCTGACGAGGTCGACGCGGAGGTGCTCGCGGATTATGTCCTTGCTTTGCTGAAgcatgatggggatgtggagaGTGTGAGGCAGACTTGCGTGGCTAGTTTGCCTGATTTTCTTGGGGAAG GCACGAAGCAGTTTGTCGACGGGATTTTAGAGGCGATTACGTTCAAGACTTATCTTCCGAATGCGcttccgccaccaccaccaccgccgccgatgatggggttgttgtacGATGATGATCAGGCTGGGAATGGGTATCTACGACAGGCGCAAGCGGCGGGGCAACAGAATaatgggtttgggggagggggaggggggaacagGAAGAGGGGGTATAATGATCTGGATAGCCCTGCGACTGGGGCGGAGGCTTATCATGCCCCGGCTTTTAAGCAGCCCAGACGGGGGAGTGCTGGGAGGGGATTTGAGCAGTCGCTGCCGGggtcgagtggtggtgggttctTGGATCCGGAGTATGCGGCCAAGTTTATGTTTAATGTGTTGAATCAGCCCGAGTTTATGGCCGCTGCTGCGCAGAatggaggtgggggtggggggaggaacaagaagaagaagcgggcGCCAAAGTGTAGGGATTATGTCAACAAGGGGGTTTGTCCCAGGGGGTTCAACTGCAGGTTTGATCACTCGAGTGATGATCCGGcgggttttggtggtggggggtttgggcAGGTAGAAG AATACGATCCAGCTAATGCCCTCATGACAAACACGTTTCCGCAGCCGGGTGCTGGCCTTCCAGGGATGCTTTCTTTCGGCGAAATATTTGCTCAGAGCCAGCCGAAACAGCACAACAACTCCCACCGGTCTAAGGGGCAGGGTGGGAACCGCGGCGGTCGCCAAAagcgaggtggtggggacaGATCAACTTTCTCAGCAGAGGGACCAGTAAGTGATCGGACCAAGTCGACCATCGTGGTGGAGAGCATCCCAGAGGAAAACTTTGACGAGGATCAAGTTAGAGACTTTTTCAGCCAGTTTGGGAACATCCTCGTGGTGAAGATGTATCCATACAAGAGACTGGCCGTGGTCAAGTTTGACTGCTGGGAGGCTGCCAATGCAGCGTACAAGTCGCCAAAGGTCATCTTTGAGAACCGATTTGTGAAGGTGTTCTGGTTTAAGGACGAGGAACAAATTGCGCCACCTCCTGGGAAACAGGGTGGAGGTGTGAATGGGGGTGCCTCTGGGCAAGGGGGAGAGGCACCACCGGAGAATGTGCCGCTGACCGAGGAGCAGTTGGAGGAGATTAGGAAACGGCAGGAGGAAGCGCAGAAGGTAtttgaggagaagatgaggaagagggaggagttagaaagaaaacagaagGACATTGATGAGCGGCAGAAGGAGCTTCTTGCTGCCCAGGAGGAATTGAAGGCGAAGCTGGCGaagaaaggggagggtgtgggggatggggaaggtgagggttCGACGTCAAAGCAGCCTATGACGCAGTCAGAAGCTCTGAGGGCTCAATTGGCtcggttggaggaggaagctagGCAGATCGGGCTCGATCCCCATGCCGAaatggatggggaggaagg GCCAGCTGGGGTGCTCCGAGAGGGGGTTACTATGGCCGTGGAAGGGGGGCTCCGTGGCGAGGAGGCTTTGTTCCTCGGGCTCGCGGATTTGCGTCGAGAGGGTTCCGGGGGTTTTCGTGGGAGAGCCGACGTTCACGCGGCTTATGCGGCTTATTCGCTTGATAACAGACcaaagagggtggtggtttcggGTGTGGATTTCACAGAGGGCCAAAGGGACGAGGTGCTTCGGCAGTATCTCTTT GGCGTTGGCGAATTCACCCACATCAGCCACAGCTCCAGCCCCCCAACAACCGAAATAACCTTCAAGGATCGCAAGACAGCCGAGAAGTTCTACAACAGCGTCAGCCTCAACGATTACACCATCCCCGAGATCGAAGGGCAGGTCGAGTTGTCATGGGCTAGtgcctcatcctcttcgacGGCACTGTCGACGCCTACGGCAAGCGGGTTCACCCACGTCAATGGTGTCGCTACGAATAAGTCCACTGGGGCCACCGCTCAGAacggtgatgaggacggaCATGATCAGGATCATGATGGGGAGAGTGTCGATGACGATAGGGACGTCAGGATACTGCTTGACCATCAGCCGGAGCAAGAGAAGGATAAGGACAGGGAGCAGAATGAGATGGATTATGaggttgctgatgatgcggATCAGTGGTATTAG